One genomic segment of Sparus aurata chromosome 24, fSpaAur1.1, whole genome shotgun sequence includes these proteins:
- the harbi1 gene encoding putative nuclease HARBI1 isoform X2 has protein sequence MTSKGNSVFIHSNNNDSDTNISHNGNNSSRSDTRQSSNASMAIPIAILDCDLLLHGRGHKTLDRFNLDSVSDNFLLTQFGFPREFILYLVELLREALCRRTQRSRAISPEVQVLAALGFYTSGSFQTSMGDTIGISQASMSRCVSNVTRALVEKAPQFITFNRDPASREQSFQEFQRVAGFPGVLGVLDCVQVTIKAPNSEDSSYVNKKGFHSVGCQLVCDARGLLLSAETHWPGGLKDTDVLEKSALYKHLLDTEEGWLLGDCRYPLRKWLMTPVDCPKSPAEIRYNLAHTTTHEIVDRTFRAIQTRFRCLDGTKGYLQYSPERSSSILLACCVLHNASLQSGLDAWTLERTDPLEQPESLEQRPEDRDSQAEELRKQLILKHFS, from the exons ATGACTTCCAAAGGAAACAGCGTTTTCATTCATAGTAACAACAACGACAGCGACACCAATATCAGTCATAACGGGAACAACAGCAGCCGTTCAGATACTCGTCAAAGCTCAAATGCAag CATGGCGATTCCTATAGCCATCTTGGACTGTGATCTACTCTTACATGGCCGAGGCCACAAGACCCTGGACCGCTTCAACCTGGACTCTGTCTCTGACAACTTCCTGCTCACACAGTTTGGCTTCCCCAGAGAGTTTATCCTGTACCTGGTGGAACTGCTCAGAGAG GCTCTCTGCAGACGGACCCAGCGGTCCAGGGCCATCAGTCCTGAGGTCCAGGTGTTGGCTGCTCTGGGCTTCTACACATCTGGCTCATTTCAGACATCTATGGGGGATACCATCGGGATCAGCCAGGCGTCGATGTCAAGATGTGTATCCAATGTGACCCGGGCCCTGGTGGAGAAAGCTCCCCAGTTCATCACGTTCAACAG AGATCCCGCCAGCAGAGAGCAGTCCTTCCAGGAGTTCCAGAGGGTGGCGGGATTCCCAGGAGTTCTGGGGGTGCTAGATTGTGTTCAG GTCACCATCAAAGCTCCGAACAGCGAGGACTCGTCATACGTGAACAAGAAGGGCTTCCACTCTGTGGGCTGTCAGCTGGTCTGTGATGCCAGAGGGTTGTTACTCAGTGCAGAAACCCACTGGCCAGGTGGACTCAAAGACACAGATGTTCTAGAAAAATCTGCCCTCTACAAACATCTGCTGGACACAGAGGAGGGCTGGCTGCTGG GTGACTGTCGCTATCCGCTGAGGAAGTGGTTGATGACCCCGGTCGACTGCCCAAAATCCCCTGCAGAGATTAGATACAATCTGGCCCACACTACTACACACGAGATAGTAGACAGAACCTTCAGAGCCATTCAGACCAGATTTAGATGTTTGGATGGCACAAAAGGATACCTACAG TACTCTCCAGAGAGGAGTTCGTCCATCTTGCTGGCCTGCTGCGTTCTCCACAACGCCTCCCTGCAGTCTGGATTAGACGCCTGGACTCTGGAGAGAACCGACCCTCTGGAGCAGCCCGAGAGCCTCGAGCAGAGACCCGAGGACCGCGACAGCCAGGCAGAGGAGCTCCGAAAACAGCTCATACTCAAACACTTTAGCTGA
- the atg13 gene encoding autophagy-related protein 13 isoform X2: MKTLFPLEVMQHFSTKTILTKTQLATRTRTFDTGRDNMDSGLSPQDKKDLDKFIKFFALKTVQVIVQARLGEKICTRSSSSPTGSDWFNLAIKDIPEVTHEAKRALAGQLPGIGRSMCVEISLKTSEGDSMELETWCLEMNEKCDKDIKVSYTVYNRLSVLLKSLLAITRVTPAYKLSRKQGHDYVILYRIYFGEVQLSGLGEGFQTVRVGVVGTPVGTVTLSCAYRTNLAFMSNRQFERSAPIMGIIVDHFVDPPYSSHRPANMGQPCNYRPPDEEDGGAFVGVQDSQEVCTTSFSTSPPSQLYASRLSYQPPAAAGPAELCHPAANPNQMMHGGKEGGVVLVPAHPVHGADAHLTVEHPPITPGSIGDDDSLSHSGDGRRDEGRRSASPSDPVEALNAFTRKIGAFVNKPSTQITAASLDLPFAAFAPRGLDSEENDPMVQPPDSPPCPSPLQASLHSQGSEGSGPQDDFVMVDFRPAFSKDDLLPMDLGTFYREFQNPPQLASLSLHISSQSMADDLDSLPEKLAVYEKNIDEFDAFVDMLQ, translated from the exons ATGAAAACGCTGTTTCCTTTGGAAGTCATGCAGCATTTCTCGACCAAAACAATCCTGACGAAAACCCAACTGGCCACTCGCACTCGCACATTCGACACC GGTCGTGACAACATGGACAGTGGCCTGAGTCCCCAGGATAAAAAAGACCTGGACAAGTTCATCAAGTTCTTCGCCCTGAAG ACTGTCCAGGTGATCGTCCAGGCTCGTCTCGGAGAGAAGATCTGCACTCGCTCGTCCTCGTCACCTACCGGCTCTGACTGG tTTAATTTGGCCATCAAAGACATTCCCGAGGTGACTCATGAAGCCAAGAGGGCACTGGCTGGCCAGCTTCCAGGCATCGGGCGCTCCATGTGTGTCGAGATCTCCCTGAAGACATCGGAG GGGGACTCGATGGAGCTAGAGACTTGGTGCCTAGAGATGAATGAAAA GTGTGATAAGGACATCAAGGTGTCGTATACAGTCTACAATCGTCTGTCTGTGCTTCTGAAGTCTCTGCTGGCTATTACCAGAGTAACACCCGCCTATAAACTGTCTAGAAAGCAGGGACACGACTACGTAATATTATACAG GATTTACTTTGGGGAAGTCCAGCTGAGTGGATTAGGAGAAG GTTTTCAGACGGTGCGCGTTGGCGTCGTCGGCACTCCCGTCGGCACAGTCACACTTTCATGTGCTTACCGCACCAACCTGGCGTTCATGTCCAACAG ACAGTTTGAGCGGTCTGCTCCTATCATGGGGATCATTGTGGATCACTTTGTGGATCCTCCCTACAGCAGCCATCGCCCTGCAAACATGGGACAGCCCTGCAACTACAG ACCTCCAGATGAAGAGGACGGAGGAGCATTTGTAGGGGTTCAGGATTCACAGGAGGTCTGCAccacctccttctccacctcccctccctctcag cTGTATGCTTCCAGGTTATCATACCAGCCTCCAGCTGCAGCCGGGCCTGCTGAGCTCTGTCATCCTGCTGCCAATCCAAACCAG ATGATGCATGGTGGGAAAGAAGGCGGGGTTGTACTGGTTCCTGCCCACCCAGTTCATGGAGCTGATGCCCACCTGACAGTAGAGCACCCCCCCATCACACCTGGCAGCAT TGGTGATGATGACAGCCTGTCACACAGTGGAGACGGAAGGAGGGATGAGGGCAGGAGGAGTGCTTCTCCCTCTGATCCTGTGGAAGCTCTTAATGCGTTCACGAGGAAAATTGGAGCCTTTGTGAACAAACCCAGCACACAG atcacAGCAGCCAGTCTGGACCTGCCCTTCGCTGCATTTGCTCCTCGGGGCCTGGACTCGGAGGAAAATGACCCCATG gtgcaACCGCCAGACTCTCCTCCTTGCCCGTCGCCCCTGCAGGCCAGCCTTCATTCTCAGGGCTCGGAGGGATCGGGGCCGCAGGACGACTTTGTCATGGTCGACTTT CGTCCAGCCTTCTCTAAAGACGACCTGTTGCCGATGGATCTGGGCACTTTTTACAGAGAGTTTCAAAACCCTCCTCAGCTGGCCAGTCTCTCACTACACATCAGCTCACAGTCGATGGCCGATGACCTG GACTCACTTCCAGAGAAACTGGCTGTTTATGAGAAAAACATTGACGAGTTTGATGCTTTTGTGGACATGCTCCAGTAG
- the atg13 gene encoding autophagy-related protein 13 isoform X3, producing MDSGLSPQDKKDLDKFIKFFALKTVQVIVQARLGEKICTRSSSSPTGSDWFNLAIKDIPEVTHEAKRALAGQLPGIGRSMCVEISLKTSEGDSMELETWCLEMNEKCDKDIKVSYTVYNRLSVLLKSLLAITRVTPAYKLSRKQGHDYVILYRIYFGEVQLSGLGEGFQTVRVGVVGTPVGTVTLSCAYRTNLAFMSNRQFERSAPIMGIIVDHFVDPPYSSHRPANMGQPCNYRPPDEEDGGAFVGVQDSQEVCTTSFSTSPPSQCVCTLSPSPSKLSKPVPLDNVQLPLAPGLVTHTLYASRLSYQPPAAAGPAELCHPAANPNQMMHGGKEGGVVLVPAHPVHGADAHLTVEHPPITPGSIGDDDSLSHSGDGRRDEGRRSASPSDPVEALNAFTRKIGAFVNKPSTQITAASLDLPFAAFAPRGLDSEENDPMVQPPDSPPCPSPLQASLHSQGSEGSGPQDDFVMVDFRPAFSKDDLLPMDLGTFYREFQNPPQLASLSLHISSQSMADDLDSLPEKLAVYEKNIDEFDAFVDMLQ from the exons ATGGACAGTGGCCTGAGTCCCCAGGATAAAAAAGACCTGGACAAGTTCATCAAGTTCTTCGCCCTGAAG ACTGTCCAGGTGATCGTCCAGGCTCGTCTCGGAGAGAAGATCTGCACTCGCTCGTCCTCGTCACCTACCGGCTCTGACTGG tTTAATTTGGCCATCAAAGACATTCCCGAGGTGACTCATGAAGCCAAGAGGGCACTGGCTGGCCAGCTTCCAGGCATCGGGCGCTCCATGTGTGTCGAGATCTCCCTGAAGACATCGGAG GGGGACTCGATGGAGCTAGAGACTTGGTGCCTAGAGATGAATGAAAA GTGTGATAAGGACATCAAGGTGTCGTATACAGTCTACAATCGTCTGTCTGTGCTTCTGAAGTCTCTGCTGGCTATTACCAGAGTAACACCCGCCTATAAACTGTCTAGAAAGCAGGGACACGACTACGTAATATTATACAG GATTTACTTTGGGGAAGTCCAGCTGAGTGGATTAGGAGAAG GTTTTCAGACGGTGCGCGTTGGCGTCGTCGGCACTCCCGTCGGCACAGTCACACTTTCATGTGCTTACCGCACCAACCTGGCGTTCATGTCCAACAG ACAGTTTGAGCGGTCTGCTCCTATCATGGGGATCATTGTGGATCACTTTGTGGATCCTCCCTACAGCAGCCATCGCCCTGCAAACATGGGACAGCCCTGCAACTACAG ACCTCCAGATGAAGAGGACGGAGGAGCATTTGTAGGGGTTCAGGATTCACAGGAGGTCTGCAccacctccttctccacctcccctccctctcag tgtgtgtgtactctgAGTCCTTCGCCCTCAAAACTGTCTAAGCCCGTCCCCCTGGACAATGTGCAGCTCCCATTGGCTCCTGGACTTGTCACTCACACT cTGTATGCTTCCAGGTTATCATACCAGCCTCCAGCTGCAGCCGGGCCTGCTGAGCTCTGTCATCCTGCTGCCAATCCAAACCAG ATGATGCATGGTGGGAAAGAAGGCGGGGTTGTACTGGTTCCTGCCCACCCAGTTCATGGAGCTGATGCCCACCTGACAGTAGAGCACCCCCCCATCACACCTGGCAGCAT TGGTGATGATGACAGCCTGTCACACAGTGGAGACGGAAGGAGGGATGAGGGCAGGAGGAGTGCTTCTCCCTCTGATCCTGTGGAAGCTCTTAATGCGTTCACGAGGAAAATTGGAGCCTTTGTGAACAAACCCAGCACACAG atcacAGCAGCCAGTCTGGACCTGCCCTTCGCTGCATTTGCTCCTCGGGGCCTGGACTCGGAGGAAAATGACCCCATG gtgcaACCGCCAGACTCTCCTCCTTGCCCGTCGCCCCTGCAGGCCAGCCTTCATTCTCAGGGCTCGGAGGGATCGGGGCCGCAGGACGACTTTGTCATGGTCGACTTT CGTCCAGCCTTCTCTAAAGACGACCTGTTGCCGATGGATCTGGGCACTTTTTACAGAGAGTTTCAAAACCCTCCTCAGCTGGCCAGTCTCTCACTACACATCAGCTCACAGTCGATGGCCGATGACCTG GACTCACTTCCAGAGAAACTGGCTGTTTATGAGAAAAACATTGACGAGTTTGATGCTTTTGTGGACATGCTCCAGTAG
- the harbi1 gene encoding putative nuclease HARBI1 isoform X1, whose amino-acid sequence MLHDFQSMAIPIAILDCDLLLHGRGHKTLDRFNLDSVSDNFLLTQFGFPREFILYLVELLREALCRRTQRSRAISPEVQVLAALGFYTSGSFQTSMGDTIGISQASMSRCVSNVTRALVEKAPQFITFNRDPASREQSFQEFQRVAGFPGVLGVLDCVQVTIKAPNSEDSSYVNKKGFHSVGCQLVCDARGLLLSAETHWPGGLKDTDVLEKSALYKHLLDTEEGWLLGDCRYPLRKWLMTPVDCPKSPAEIRYNLAHTTTHEIVDRTFRAIQTRFRCLDGTKGYLQYSPERSSSILLACCVLHNASLQSGLDAWTLERTDPLEQPESLEQRPEDRDSQAEELRKQLILKHFS is encoded by the exons ATGCTGCATGACTTCCAAAG CATGGCGATTCCTATAGCCATCTTGGACTGTGATCTACTCTTACATGGCCGAGGCCACAAGACCCTGGACCGCTTCAACCTGGACTCTGTCTCTGACAACTTCCTGCTCACACAGTTTGGCTTCCCCAGAGAGTTTATCCTGTACCTGGTGGAACTGCTCAGAGAG GCTCTCTGCAGACGGACCCAGCGGTCCAGGGCCATCAGTCCTGAGGTCCAGGTGTTGGCTGCTCTGGGCTTCTACACATCTGGCTCATTTCAGACATCTATGGGGGATACCATCGGGATCAGCCAGGCGTCGATGTCAAGATGTGTATCCAATGTGACCCGGGCCCTGGTGGAGAAAGCTCCCCAGTTCATCACGTTCAACAG AGATCCCGCCAGCAGAGAGCAGTCCTTCCAGGAGTTCCAGAGGGTGGCGGGATTCCCAGGAGTTCTGGGGGTGCTAGATTGTGTTCAG GTCACCATCAAAGCTCCGAACAGCGAGGACTCGTCATACGTGAACAAGAAGGGCTTCCACTCTGTGGGCTGTCAGCTGGTCTGTGATGCCAGAGGGTTGTTACTCAGTGCAGAAACCCACTGGCCAGGTGGACTCAAAGACACAGATGTTCTAGAAAAATCTGCCCTCTACAAACATCTGCTGGACACAGAGGAGGGCTGGCTGCTGG GTGACTGTCGCTATCCGCTGAGGAAGTGGTTGATGACCCCGGTCGACTGCCCAAAATCCCCTGCAGAGATTAGATACAATCTGGCCCACACTACTACACACGAGATAGTAGACAGAACCTTCAGAGCCATTCAGACCAGATTTAGATGTTTGGATGGCACAAAAGGATACCTACAG TACTCTCCAGAGAGGAGTTCGTCCATCTTGCTGGCCTGCTGCGTTCTCCACAACGCCTCCCTGCAGTCTGGATTAGACGCCTGGACTCTGGAGAGAACCGACCCTCTGGAGCAGCCCGAGAGCCTCGAGCAGAGACCCGAGGACCGCGACAGCCAGGCAGAGGAGCTCCGAAAACAGCTCATACTCAAACACTTTAGCTGA
- the atg13 gene encoding autophagy-related protein 13 isoform X1, with protein MKTLFPLEVMQHFSTKTILTKTQLATRTRTFDTGRDNMDSGLSPQDKKDLDKFIKFFALKTVQVIVQARLGEKICTRSSSSPTGSDWFNLAIKDIPEVTHEAKRALAGQLPGIGRSMCVEISLKTSEGDSMELETWCLEMNEKCDKDIKVSYTVYNRLSVLLKSLLAITRVTPAYKLSRKQGHDYVILYRIYFGEVQLSGLGEGFQTVRVGVVGTPVGTVTLSCAYRTNLAFMSNRQFERSAPIMGIIVDHFVDPPYSSHRPANMGQPCNYRPPDEEDGGAFVGVQDSQEVCTTSFSTSPPSQCVCTLSPSPSKLSKPVPLDNVQLPLAPGLVTHTLYASRLSYQPPAAAGPAELCHPAANPNQMMHGGKEGGVVLVPAHPVHGADAHLTVEHPPITPGSIGDDDSLSHSGDGRRDEGRRSASPSDPVEALNAFTRKIGAFVNKPSTQITAASLDLPFAAFAPRGLDSEENDPMVQPPDSPPCPSPLQASLHSQGSEGSGPQDDFVMVDFRPAFSKDDLLPMDLGTFYREFQNPPQLASLSLHISSQSMADDLDSLPEKLAVYEKNIDEFDAFVDMLQ; from the exons ATGAAAACGCTGTTTCCTTTGGAAGTCATGCAGCATTTCTCGACCAAAACAATCCTGACGAAAACCCAACTGGCCACTCGCACTCGCACATTCGACACC GGTCGTGACAACATGGACAGTGGCCTGAGTCCCCAGGATAAAAAAGACCTGGACAAGTTCATCAAGTTCTTCGCCCTGAAG ACTGTCCAGGTGATCGTCCAGGCTCGTCTCGGAGAGAAGATCTGCACTCGCTCGTCCTCGTCACCTACCGGCTCTGACTGG tTTAATTTGGCCATCAAAGACATTCCCGAGGTGACTCATGAAGCCAAGAGGGCACTGGCTGGCCAGCTTCCAGGCATCGGGCGCTCCATGTGTGTCGAGATCTCCCTGAAGACATCGGAG GGGGACTCGATGGAGCTAGAGACTTGGTGCCTAGAGATGAATGAAAA GTGTGATAAGGACATCAAGGTGTCGTATACAGTCTACAATCGTCTGTCTGTGCTTCTGAAGTCTCTGCTGGCTATTACCAGAGTAACACCCGCCTATAAACTGTCTAGAAAGCAGGGACACGACTACGTAATATTATACAG GATTTACTTTGGGGAAGTCCAGCTGAGTGGATTAGGAGAAG GTTTTCAGACGGTGCGCGTTGGCGTCGTCGGCACTCCCGTCGGCACAGTCACACTTTCATGTGCTTACCGCACCAACCTGGCGTTCATGTCCAACAG ACAGTTTGAGCGGTCTGCTCCTATCATGGGGATCATTGTGGATCACTTTGTGGATCCTCCCTACAGCAGCCATCGCCCTGCAAACATGGGACAGCCCTGCAACTACAG ACCTCCAGATGAAGAGGACGGAGGAGCATTTGTAGGGGTTCAGGATTCACAGGAGGTCTGCAccacctccttctccacctcccctccctctcag tgtgtgtgtactctgAGTCCTTCGCCCTCAAAACTGTCTAAGCCCGTCCCCCTGGACAATGTGCAGCTCCCATTGGCTCCTGGACTTGTCACTCACACT cTGTATGCTTCCAGGTTATCATACCAGCCTCCAGCTGCAGCCGGGCCTGCTGAGCTCTGTCATCCTGCTGCCAATCCAAACCAG ATGATGCATGGTGGGAAAGAAGGCGGGGTTGTACTGGTTCCTGCCCACCCAGTTCATGGAGCTGATGCCCACCTGACAGTAGAGCACCCCCCCATCACACCTGGCAGCAT TGGTGATGATGACAGCCTGTCACACAGTGGAGACGGAAGGAGGGATGAGGGCAGGAGGAGTGCTTCTCCCTCTGATCCTGTGGAAGCTCTTAATGCGTTCACGAGGAAAATTGGAGCCTTTGTGAACAAACCCAGCACACAG atcacAGCAGCCAGTCTGGACCTGCCCTTCGCTGCATTTGCTCCTCGGGGCCTGGACTCGGAGGAAAATGACCCCATG gtgcaACCGCCAGACTCTCCTCCTTGCCCGTCGCCCCTGCAGGCCAGCCTTCATTCTCAGGGCTCGGAGGGATCGGGGCCGCAGGACGACTTTGTCATGGTCGACTTT CGTCCAGCCTTCTCTAAAGACGACCTGTTGCCGATGGATCTGGGCACTTTTTACAGAGAGTTTCAAAACCCTCCTCAGCTGGCCAGTCTCTCACTACACATCAGCTCACAGTCGATGGCCGATGACCTG GACTCACTTCCAGAGAAACTGGCTGTTTATGAGAAAAACATTGACGAGTTTGATGCTTTTGTGGACATGCTCCAGTAG